The genomic region GTTCAGACGGTGACTATCAGATTACTCGTCCCATAAATTCAAAACTTATGTACAATGCATCTGAGTTTCCTGTTGCCAAAAAGTCTTTTGCTAAAATACTGAACAATGCTAAAGATATAAGATCCAAGAAGAAAAGAGAGTCTATCAATAAGACAGTTTATACTTTGCAAATGGCCATCGGTTCAACCCTTGACGCTTTGGTAGGAGCTTCTAATAAAGCAAGAAAGATCAACGGAGACCTTTTTGAACGCTTAATTCATCTTGTCATCAAGGAGACCGGTGTTGAGTGCAAATCCGGTGTAGTGAAAATCCCATTTATGCTTCAGGGAGAAAAGCAGTTCCAAATGAGCTATCAGCACGATTTGATTATTGAACGCGATGAAGAGGTAAAACTTATTGGTTCAATAAAAACTTCCAGCAAAGATAGAATAGACAAGATTTTCATCGACAAGTTTTTGTACAGCAAGTTAACTGATACGAATATTCCACACGTTGCTGTGTTTTTAAATGATGTTCAGCGAAAGAAAACCAGCAAGAAAAACAAGTACGGTATCAGTTCAACTTTCCTGCCTGGACATTTCCGCGGTTACTCGGTCAAGCTTAATCCCCTTGATGGTGTTTATTACTGCGATATTCGCCCAAATATGCTTACAGAAGACATATTGAAAGACCACATCCAGAGTTTAGATCAACTACTCTGCAAGGATATTTGGAAATTTATATGATATGGCAATGCCAGAATCACAATTAGAAACATGGGCAAATCAGGGAAGTATTATTGAAGCCGAATCAACGGCGGACTCAGTTAAAAACGGACTTAAATCACCTTTCTTTAGTCGGCTTGCTAATCTTTATTTTTATAGTCACTGATAATATCAACTGCCAACTCGGTCTGTTTATTTTTTGAGGATTTGTTGTACCCTATCTTGTCTTTTAATTGGTTGAAAATTCCTGCGCGGGATTGTCCGTGTATTTATCCGAGGAAACTTGTCAGATGAAAATAGCCGTTATAGGAACGGGTTACGTGGGGCTTGTCACGGGGGCGTGTCTAGCGGGAAGCGGGAAGAGCGTTGTGTGCGTCGACATAGATGAAAGCAAAATCGAGAGCCTTCGGCGCGCCGAAGTTCCCTTTTTCGAGCCGGGTCTTGATGAGATGGTGCGCACCAATATAGATGAGAGAAGACTCTCATTTACAACCGATATAGCTTCGGCCGTCAGGGAATCTTTTCTCGTATTTATTGCGGTTGGAACTCCTCAGGCACAAGACGGCGAGGCGGATATCTCCTCCGTTCTCGACGTGGCGCGGTCGATAGGGAGCAACCTTAACGGATACAAAATAGTGGTAACCAAAAGCACGGTTCCCGTCGGCACTACCGAGGAGGTGCGCGACACTATAAAATCCCTCACGGATCAGGAATTCGGTGTGGCGTCGAATCCTGAATTTCTCAAGGAAGGAGCGGCGATTGAGGACTTCCTTAAGCCCGACAGGGTGGTAATAGGAGTTGAGGATGAATCAGTAGGCTCGGTTCTAAGGGAACTTTACTCTCCCTTTATGAGGTCTGCCGACAGGACGATAGTGGTTTCCATCCGATCTTCCGAAATGTCAAAGTACGCCTCAAACGCAATGCTTGCCACCAGGATATCGTTTATGAACGATATAGCCAATCTGTGCGAACTTCTGGGTGCGAACGTGTCCGAGGTCCGCTCGGTGGTAGGTTCTGATGCGAGGATAGGCAGATATTATCTCTATCCGGGAATCGGATACGGGGGATCGTGTTTCCCAAAGGACGTAAAAGCTCTTGAGAAAATGGCGCGCGGTGTAGGTTATGAACCTAGGGTTGTAGCCGCGGTTGACGGCGTGAATGCAGCTCAGAGGGAGAGGTTCTTTAATAAAATAGCCGGGTTTTTCTCTGATCTTGGAGGAAAAAGAGTTGCCGTGTGGGGAATTTCGTTTAAGCCCAACACGGATGATATAAGAGAGGCCCCATCACTTTACGTGGTAGAAAGGCTTCTTGATGCGGGATGTTCTGTTGCCGTCCACGATCCCGCCGCCATGGAAAACGCGAGAACCGTGTTAGGAGACAGCGTGGATTATTTCGAGTCCTACTACGATGCCTGCAGGGGGGCGGACGCCCTTGTGATTCACACCGAGTGGAGTCAGTACAGACAGCCCAATTTCGAGATGATAAAGGAGCTGATGAAGACCCCTGTGATATTTGATGGAAGAAATATCTATGACCACATGAAACTTGAGGCCATGGGTATCAAGTATTTCGGAATCGGCAGGTAATGAGAACAGACTGGGAGCGGTCTTTACCGTCATGAACATAATCGTTTCGGGTTGCGCAGGATTTATAGGCGCCAAAGTGTGCGAGCTTCTTCTTGAGCGCGGAGATCTGGTTTTCGGGCTCGACAACATGTCCGATGCTTATGACGTGAGGCTCAAGCATCACAGGCTTGAGACTCTCGGAGGGTTTGAGAGATTCAGTTTTTTCGAATGCGACATATCGGACAATCCCGGACTTCTTTCCGTGTGCGAGGAAATAAAAGCTCTTTGCGGGGGCGGCCGAATTGGCTGCGTTATTAACCTCGCGGCCCGTGCCGGAGTTCGCCAGAGCATTGAGAATCCCTGGATATATTACTCTACCAACGTGACTGGGACTCTTAATCTCCTTGAGTTCTGTCGCTCAGAAGGAATAAGCAAGTTCGTGCTCGCTTCGACTTCGAGCGTTTACGGGGAAAACGGAATCCCCTTCAGGGAGGATATGAAGACCGATTATCAGCTTTCTCAATACGCATCCTCGAAGAAATCGGCCGAAGGCCTTTGCTCGGTTTACAACTCTCTTTACGGACTAGATATCTCGGTGCTTCGCTACTTTACGGTTTACGGTCCCGCGGGAAGGCCAGACATGAGCGTTTTTCGGTTCATAAAGTGGATAAATGAGGAAGAGGAAATAGTAATACTCGGCGACGGAGAACAGAAAAGGGATTTTACCTACGTTGACGATATCGCGGCGGGTACTGTCCTGGCGATAAAGAATCTGGGCTTTGAGATAATAAACCTCGGAAGCGCGGCCTCCGTATCCCTAAACGAAATCATAGACGTGATAGAACGCGGAACCGGCAAAAAAGCTAAAGTTACTTGCAGTGCCCCGCATCCTTCCGATATCAGGGTTACCTTGGCAAGTATAGACAAGGCGAAAAAGATTTTGGACTGGGAGCCTTGCTTTGATATCGAGACCGGTATTGAAAACTCGCTTAGGTGGTATAATGCCAATAAGGCCCTTGTACGGAGTATAGAAATTTGATACGCTGTGGATGCCTTGGGGGAATGGTCTAAATCGGTATTGACAGATTCCGTGGGTTTTTTATAAGATTTAGATAGATTTTGCGGAACAACTATTCTTATGGCTAAATCCCTTGTCATAGTCGAATCTCCTTCAAAGGCGAGAACAATAAAGAAGTATCTCGGCCGGGATTTCCGCGTGGAAGCATCTTCAGGACATCTTGTAGATCTTCCGAGCAGCAGTCTCGGGGTGGATATCCAAAACGATTTCAAGCCCAAATATAGCGTTATAAAGGGCAAAACCAAGTATCTTGAGAATCTGAAAAAAGCGTCGCGGGACGCGGAAAAAGTGTATCTTGCCTCCGACCCGGACAGGGAAGGGGAAGCGATCGCGTGGCACATCGCAAACCGCCTTAATCTCTGGGACAAGGTCCACAGGGTTCTTATACACGAAATAACGGAAGCGGGCGTAAGGGAATCGATGAGCAGACCCCTTGCTATTAACATAGACCGCTTCGAATCTCAGCAGGCAAGAAGAATTCTTGACAGAATCGTCGGCTACAAGGTGAGTCCTGTTCTCTGGAAGAAGGTTAAAAAGGGACTGAGCGCCGGAAGGGTTCAGAGCGTTGCTCTCAGATTCGTCGTTGACAGGGAAAGGGAGATTCAGAATTTCAAGCCGCGGGAATACTGGACCCTTGACGCGCTTGTTAAGAAGATTGCAGATCCCGATGCGGATGCTTTCACGGCTTCGCTACACATGTTCCGGGGGAAAAAAGCCAAGATTGAAAATGCTCAGCAGTCAGAAGAAATAGTTTCTGCGCTTTCAGGAAAAGATTTTGTCATAGGGAAGATCGAAAAGAAAGAACGTAAAAGAAACCCCCTTCCCCCTTTCATAACAAGCACCCTTCAGCAGGATTCCTCGAAGAAATACCGCTTCTCCGTGAAAAAAACTATGCTGGTTGCCCAAGGGCTCTACGAGGGGGTTGAACTTGGAAGTAAGGGGCCCGTAGGACTTATAACTTACATGAGGACCGATTCGGTGAGGGCTTCTGATAACGCCGTAGCAGAAGCAAGGGGATTCATATCCGAGAACTACGGAGGGGATTACGTGCCAAGGCGTCCAAACACTTTTAAGGTAAAAAAATCCGCGCAGGACGCCCATGAATGCATAAGGCCCACTTTTCCCTCAAGGCGTCCGGAAGACCTGAGGAAGTTTCTCACAGAAGACCAGTACAAGCTTTATTCCCTTATATGGAAAAGGTTCATTGCTTCGCAGATGTCTCCGGCTGTGTACGACCAGACTCGTGTTGACATCACAGCGGGTGAAGCCGTTTTTAGGGCCACTGGCAACGTGATGAAGTTTCCGGGTTTTACAGCCGCCTACGAGGAGGCAACTGAAAAAGAAGAAACCAGCGATACTGATAAGAACTCGAAAAGAGACCAGAACAAACGGCTTCCCGAGCTTTCTGAAAAAGATATTCT from Candidatus Dadabacteria bacterium harbors:
- the topA gene encoding type I DNA topoisomerase → MAKSLVIVESPSKARTIKKYLGRDFRVEASSGHLVDLPSSSLGVDIQNDFKPKYSVIKGKTKYLENLKKASRDAEKVYLASDPDREGEAIAWHIANRLNLWDKVHRVLIHEITEAGVRESMSRPLAINIDRFESQQARRILDRIVGYKVSPVLWKKVKKGLSAGRVQSVALRFVVDREREIQNFKPREYWTLDALVKKIADPDADAFTASLHMFRGKKAKIENAQQSEEIVSALSGKDFVIGKIEKKERKRNPLPPFITSTLQQDSSKKYRFSVKKTMLVAQGLYEGVELGSKGPVGLITYMRTDSVRASDNAVAEARGFISENYGGDYVPRRPNTFKVKKSAQDAHECIRPTFPSRRPEDLRKFLTEDQYKLYSLIWKRFIASQMSPAVYDQTRVDITAGEAVFRATGNVMKFPGFTAAYEEATEKEETSDTDKNSKRDQNKRLPELSEKDILSLLKLDPKQHFTQPPPRYSESSLVKELEEKGIGRPSTYASILSTIQDRGYAERQKARFVPTPLGFSVNDFLVEGFPGIMNEEFTARMESDLDRVEEGEVHWVELLRGFYDGFSKSVTRAEEEIEGRKLEIPTDIECDKCEASMVIREGRYGQFLSCSRYPECKNAKDFTRAEDGEIVVGKKTDPEICDDIECDKCGAPMVIKEGRYGQFLSCSKYPDCKNPKEFTRQDGRIVIKQKEPPEVREDIKCEKCGKPMVVRRSRRGRFLGCSGYPKCKSTLNLDKDGNIVRKATKAEEV
- a CDS encoding NAD-dependent epimerase/dehydratase family protein, which gives rise to MNIIVSGCAGFIGAKVCELLLERGDLVFGLDNMSDAYDVRLKHHRLETLGGFERFSFFECDISDNPGLLSVCEEIKALCGGGRIGCVINLAARAGVRQSIENPWIYYSTNVTGTLNLLEFCRSEGISKFVLASTSSVYGENGIPFREDMKTDYQLSQYASSKKSAEGLCSVYNSLYGLDISVLRYFTVYGPAGRPDMSVFRFIKWINEEEEIVILGDGEQKRDFTYVDDIAAGTVLAIKNLGFEIINLGSAASVSLNEIIDVIERGTGKKAKVTCSAPHPSDIRVTLASIDKAKKILDWEPCFDIETGIENSLRWYNANKALVRSIEI
- a CDS encoding UDP-glucose/GDP-mannose dehydrogenase family protein, whose protein sequence is MKIAVIGTGYVGLVTGACLAGSGKSVVCVDIDESKIESLRRAEVPFFEPGLDEMVRTNIDERRLSFTTDIASAVRESFLVFIAVGTPQAQDGEADISSVLDVARSIGSNLNGYKIVVTKSTVPVGTTEEVRDTIKSLTDQEFGVASNPEFLKEGAAIEDFLKPDRVVIGVEDESVGSVLRELYSPFMRSADRTIVVSIRSSEMSKYASNAMLATRISFMNDIANLCELLGANVSEVRSVVGSDARIGRYYLYPGIGYGGSCFPKDVKALEKMARGVGYEPRVVAAVDGVNAAQRERFFNKIAGFFSDLGGKRVAVWGISFKPNTDDIREAPSLYVVERLLDAGCSVAVHDPAAMENARTVLGDSVDYFESYYDACRGADALVIHTEWSQYRQPNFEMIKELMKTPVIFDGRNIYDHMKLEAMGIKYFGIGR